Proteins co-encoded in one Papaver somniferum cultivar HN1 chromosome 5, ASM357369v1, whole genome shotgun sequence genomic window:
- the LOC113281090 gene encoding protein MICRORCHIDIA 4-like, whose translation MAKKIPNSRHYLTYRHSLRSYASILYLRIPLRFRMVLRGKDIVHHNLINDMMLAQEITYRPQPGADGMLKDPNVVATVTMGFVKDAKDHIDVQGFSVYHKNRLIKPFWRVWNPSGSDGRGVIGVLEANFVEPAHDKQGFERTTVLARLEARLVQMQKTYWTTLCHKVGYSCRRNKKLVAAGDSSPDFLLRQSSKSTMGSTSCWEPVNGNGNMYGKGANGKPTSRFRPRSSSSEEDDSDSERPPGIRKKTKYQWQRSKDRSDINSSESDVIIQQLEAENSELKNSLSKMKESFLRDIDYERDRVKQLTTLLNGNGPTNSDPATLSRLRTENHELQDRMKKMEALFSHDVQSEKERCNLLQAKLKESEEKIVEMNKEQEAFIDIFAEERCRREKEEENLRSKLKDASNTIQELLDKVRQLEKSDGRT comes from the exons ATggcaaaaaaaattcccaactcTAGACACTACCTGACTTATCGGCACTCATTAAGG AGCTATGCATCTATCCTCTATCTCAGAATTCCACTTCGCTTCCGAATGGTTCTCCGTGGTAAAGATATTGTTCACCACAATCTCATTAATGATATGATGTTAGCTCAAGAGATTACTTATAGGCCACAACCTGGTGCCGACGGTATGCTGAAGGATCCAAAT GTGGTTGCAACTGTGACGATGGGATTTGTAAAGGACGCTAAAGACCATATTGATGTCCAAGGATTCAGTGTTTATCACAAGAACCGCCTTATCAAG CCATTTTGGAGGGTTTGGAATCCCTCAGGAAGTGATGGTCGCGGAGTTATAG GTGTACTGGAGGCTAACTTTGTTGAGCCAGCTCATGATAAACAAGGGTTTGAGCGTACAACTGTGCTTGCTAGGCTTGAAGCACGACTTGTCCAGATGCAGAAGACATACTG GACCACACTCTGTCATAAAGTTGGATACTCGTGTCGACGTAACAAGAAGCTTGTAGCAGCTGGAG ATAGTTCGCCTGATTTTCTTCTTCGGCAATCATCCAAAAGTACGATGGGATCTACATCATGTTGGGAACCTGTTAACGGAAATGGGAACATGTACGGTAAAGGTGCGAACGGAAAGCCAACCAGCAGATTTCGACCTAGATCAAGTTCTTCGGAAGAGGATGACAGTGACTCTGAAAGGCCGCCTGGCATTCGAAAGAAAACAAAATACCAGTGGCAAAGGTCGAAGGATAGGTCAGACATAAACAGTAGTGAATCTGATGTGATTATACAACAGTTGGAAGCGGAGAACAGTGAATTGAAGAACAG TTTAAGCAAAATGAAAGAATCCTTCTTGCGCGATATTGACTATGAAAGGGACAGAGTTAAACAACTAACTACACTATTAAACGGGAATGGCCCTACCAACTCTGATCCAGCGACTCTAAGCCGGCTGCGGACGGAGAATCATGAACTGCAGGACAG AATGAAGAAAATGGAAGCATTGTTCTCTCATGACGTGCAGTCTGAAAAAGAGAGATGTAATTTACTACAGGCTAAA TTAAAGGAATCAGAGGAAAAGATTGTAGAAATGAATAAAGAACAGGAAGCCTTCATTGATATATTTGCCGAGGAGAGATGCCGGCGAGAGAAAGAGGAGGAAAACTTGAGGAGCAAATTAAAG GATGCTTCTAATACCATACAAGAGTTGCTCGATAAAGTTCGGCAGCTTGAGAAGTCCGACGGCAGAACTTAA
- the LOC113278816 gene encoding F-box protein At3g07870-like has translation MESYNCSLPEDIITDILSRLPAVFLLSLKQVCKTWRDLLVGPNFARIHLRRQQYVDQGITHDASISNNYKVSFLCFLESTENQYQQSIHYREYLDDENLENLSNRKFTINFKGLPVDSCNGLICLSSVDRLHWVEESPIETSSEVQEFPIETRTEYRVPNLKQFTYVHNDPTYIFNPVTGEELRLPELLVPDTIVGHQLTLSVGFGYLPSTGEYKVVRIYYQPKDVLKYDRTPVGKVQVYTLGGESSSSGHWRNKCDIPYHFGQSDGVFFNGALHWVQYGHGDRERIMAFDLGTEEFFVVKSPPDCFQGDSAHGYELCRLGGCLGVYHNKDCYNRNDRSWDIWVLKKTENDTSFVMDENEEYYDSSWSWSRIFSIDQAELSYDDCLPLSVTKSGEILFKYRQLSALCIYEPKTATFRTIPCLFNMDPWLDTCMVLHVNTFVSLKGIARELQEIVGS, from the coding sequence ATGGAGTCATACAACTGTTCACTCCCAGAAGATATCATAACAGATATACTTTCTCGGTTGCCAGCCGTGTTTCTGTTATCCCTAAAACAAGTATGCAAAACATGGAGAGATCTTCTGGTTGGTCCCAACTTTGCTCGTATCCATCTCCGTCGCCAGCAATATGTTGATCAGGGCATTACTCATGATGCTTCTATAAGTAACAACTATAAGGTGAGTTTTCTTTGCTTTCTAGAATCTACAgaaaatcagtatcaacagtcAATCCACTACAGAGAGTACCTTGATGATGAAAACCTTGAGAACTTATCAAACAGGAAATTTACAATAAATTTTAAGGGTCTTCCAGTTGATTCATGCAATGGGTTAATCTGTTTGTCTTCGGTCGACCGTCTCCATTGGGTCGAGGAATCTCCCATTGAAACCAGCAGTGAAGTCCAGGAATTTCCCATTGAAACCAGAACTGAATATAGAGTTCCAAACCTGAAACAGTTCACCTATGTCCACAATGATCCAACCTATATCTTTAATCCTGTTACCGGAGAAGAGTTGAGGCTTCCAGAGTTGTTGGTTCCTGATACTATTGTGGGTCACCAACTTACACTGTCAGTAGGGTTTGGTTATCTTCCTTCAACTGGTGAATACAAGGTTGTCAGAATTTATTACCAACCAAAGGACGTACTAAAGTACGACCGAACTCCGGTCGGAAAGGTCCAGGTATACACTCTTGGAGGGGAAAGCAGTAGTAGTGGGCACTGGAGAAACAAATGTGATATTCCTTACCACTTTGGGCAATCAGATGGTGTTTTCTTCAATGGAGCGCTTCACTGGGTGCAGTACGGCCACGGTGATAGAGAAAGGATTATGGCTTTCGATTTGGGAACAGAGGAGTTTTTTGTCGTCAAGTCGCCACCTGATTGTTTTCAGGGTGATAGCGCTCACGGTTATGAACTTTGCCGTCTGGGAGGTTGTTTAGGTGTTTATCACAACAAAGATTGTTATAATAGGAATGACAGAAGCTGGGATATATGGGTGTTAAAGAAGACCGAAAACGATACGAGTTTTGTAATGGACGAGAACGAAGAGTACTATGATTCTTCTTGGAGTTGGAGTAGGATATTCAGTATAGATCAAGCCGAGTTGAGTTATGATGATTGTCTGCCGCTGTCCGTCACGAAGAGTGGtgaaattttatttaaatacCGTCAACTATCTGCATTGTGCATCTATGAACCAAAAACAGCAACTTTTAGAACAATACCTTGCCTTTTTAATATGGATCCATGGTTAGATACTTGCATGGTTCTTCATGTGAACACCTTTGTTTCTTTAAAAGGTATCGCACGAGAATTGCAAGAAATAGTTGGATCGTGA